The Pogona vitticeps strain Pit_001003342236 chromosome 7, PviZW2.1, whole genome shotgun sequence genome segment TTATTGGAATGTGAACAGAGCCTtccttttccagttttgtttgtATAACAAAGGAATTTTTTTGCTGAAAGGAAAACGGtgttaaatattcattcctttttttaaaagtcctcagCTGGGTTGTAAGTCACATCACAGTTCCTTAGAAAAAGTTGGGTTATGCCAGGAGAATAAACAGGCTTAGGATGTTGATGTCACTCAATATGGAATAActtttgtgtgtatttatttttcctcttctttccttttgcccAGCTGGCCGGGCGTTGTCTCATTGGCAACCCCAAGGGGCTCTTCTCCTATCCTAAGAGAAGAAGGGGCACATCTCTTTCAATGTCCTCCAATCTGATCTATTTCCCGTAAGCACTCCAATTTTGAACAGGTAGCAAGTCCACACCAGGATTTAGTCCAAATTTTaaacagagcgggggggggggggtatttgcaCATATTTCATGGAATactagaatcatggagttagaaggggcccataaggccatcaagcccagccccttgctcaaggcaggaatcccaatcaatgCCTATCTGACAGACCGGAGAGCTCCtataaagtttggactaaaagccAAAGCGGACCAAGCACCCCCTTCCCCATAAAACTGGAATTGTCAGCTCCCTGGCCTATCCCCCAGTTTTTCCTGCTTCTGAGCCTGACATACCCGCTGTCAGCTGTGAAAACTTTCAGCAAAGATCTAAACCACAACGTGTTGTTTCAGTTCAGGATAGAATGAATAAGGGCAGTGTTAAATGAGAATTCCCCTGCTTggggggtgtttgtttgtttgtttgagcagAGACGAAGGGGGTTTCAGAATGGCTAGATCAGTAGAGCCACCGTTTCCCTACCCCTGGCAATCTCACGGAAACTGGTACGAGTCCAGAACTGGTGTGACCCACATGGCaccaaaacatggggggggggggggggaagaggtcttTGGGAACTACGAAACTCCGAATCCTCCAGGCATCATTAGACATTTTGGGTGCTCCAATGGAGAAGAAAGCAGCACCCCTCGAACTCCTAGTGGGACCGGGGAGATTAAGAGCAGCTCCACCCTTTATGCTTCGCGTGGGCTCAGAGTGCACACCGCCCAAGCGTTGCTAAAATTCTCTCCGCTGCAACCACACCGCCAGACTGACGCTTCATGGGATGTTCACTTATCTCACCGTGGGGATGTGGGCGGCTGCTTTTGCCAGCCGCCGGGTATTTCCCCTTGCGATATCAGATCGAGGAGACAGGCCCGAGCAGctccagaaagagaaagagaaaaacccaAAACTGCCACCCTTTGGAAACTGTACAGGGCGGCCGCAGGAAAACGATGCTTCCTATCTCTCCTCCGATCAGCCACTTTTTGCAAATTTGTGCCTGCCACGTCATGCCATGCTTCTGATAACTGAGACGTCCCCTGTTCCTCTCAGCTTGCAACACGAACACGGCACACGCCTGCAAAACAGGGTGGCGGCGTGGGAGGGGGGTGTATGCCATGTCCCAAGACATCAAAATTTGCAAGACCCCAAAATCTAGCCACGAGCGTTGAGCAAACTTTCCCAGCCCTGTTCATTTTCCACCCATTTCAAAGCatcactttcctctttctttcaggGCAGGCATCACATCCTCAGGTCTCTTTgtgagtgtttgtgtgtttgtgtgtgtgtgtgtgagtgtgtgtgtgtgtgtgttttgtgtttgtgtttcctGCCCATGCTTCTGGTGGCACCGCAGCTTGCGTTGGCGGCCAAACTGGCTAATTAACGGCTTTCTGCCAGAAAAGGGGATTCTGGAAGACAAAGAGGGTTCTTCTGACCCAGAGGTTTCATCCTGAATCGGCTGGCATTCAGAGCTTTGATTGAAATGATAGGGAGCCCTGGGGTCAACACATTgcgggtgatacctttatagatcacttaaaaaaaaaaagtcatcatacaatctgtgagctttcgtggatgagTGGGAAGAACTTAACaatccaaaagttcttggcaaggtGGGTTTCATCAGTCTTGTCTTTCTCACCTCTAAGTCAGGAAACGTGCCGGCCGCATTAGCGCTGTTGTTTTAAAGTCACAACCGAGGCAGCTGCTGGTGTCGAGAGGCCACGTGTCTTCTTGTTGGTACCGGGTTGGGCAGCTATTCTGCTATCCCATAGAAACGAGGGGAGGCATGTGGTCAATACAAAAGACCCTTGAAGGAGTCAAGGCAATACCTTTGTAGACCGCTACCAAAAAAATCGTTAGAAAATTGGAGTGCTTTCATGCATCAGGTCCGCATGTACCAGGGCGAAGAACTTCAAAGTCCAGACCAAGAGCTGTGGAACGGCAAAGAACAGGGTGTACTCTGAGACCTGCTAGTGCCAGTTCCCTAAAAGCAGAATATTTGCAGTGTCTGGCGATTTGCAGTGTCTAGTCAGGTGTCCTAGCCTGGATAAATTAGTTTGCCAATGTAGGTAGGAAGTGGGAGATAAAAGCCATCGTCTCTGTTCAAACCACAGATGGTAGATCTGAATTTAGGGTTCCATGCTGGAGATCTGCCTTTGGCCATCCTTGGTTTGAAAATGGCTACCTTGAGGATTGCACTGGGAATTCATAGCCACCCAAAGAATGGGTTTCCACTCAGCCAGACCTCTTGGTCTAGGCAGCCCCATATTGTCAACACTGACTGACAAGAGACGGGAGTCTTTCCAAGCCTGAACTGGGGAGGCTGCAGGGgaactgaaccccaaaactccagacacgGCCACCCAAGCTGCAATGCCTGGATAATCAACATGTAAACAGAGCCGGTCGCTTCTTCTTCATGAActtgttttgtgtcatctgctTTTATGGTCATTGGCAATTGCTTTGGgtgctttaatttttaatttatcctCTTGTTTTCTATTCGGTGTGACCACCCAAAGTAGTGCCTGGGCaactaatgggagcgggatataaactgatgaaataaataaacaggataAGCGATCCAACACAGAAGCTGATTTGCAACCGGCAAAGCTGGGAAAGATATTAAAGGATAATCACAGCTCTTTGGCTGCTTAAGTCAGCTccccttctaattgcaaagctccCGGTTTGGTGGATTTGGGTCCTCAGGCTTACACCTACAAAGTTTTTATCTCTGAAGAGACCTTGGgccatgtttatttgtttatttaaaacatttatagccctCCCTGTATCACAGGGCGGGTTACAGCATGGTATTCCTTCTGCTGGGCAGTGCAGGCCAGCTTGCTCTGCCCAAAGATTCTCCTTCTGTTCCCCTTGCAGGTTGTTCTGATGAGTTCCTCATATAGCTACGAGACTCGACCCAACGTGCCCATGGAAGCATCTCCAAAGACAGGAAGAATGGAGATGTGTCCACAAGGTAAAAGGGGTTAGCGTTCTCCCTGCAGGGGCCGGACCTGCTTGGTTGGACTTTGTTATCCTCGCTCTAATAATAAGGAGGGTTCGATCTCAGAGCTTGCATTCACATACAGATGTTGGGTTTCTCCACTGCTTTGACACTGACCAATTTTTGCCCTGTTTATTGATTTTTCTGCCCAGTCTCAAAACCAATGTCCCAACAGCTCTAATCTCAAAATTTAGGCGCCTTTGACTTTTTAGTTAGATATTTTGGTTAGATTTTTCTCTTGATCACCTACATTTTAGCTGGCTTCCAATGTGAAATGTTTTAAGTTCATGAGAAGCCTCTCTAGCCTGCAGAAGCCTCTCTCTGTTCATGCCTCATTTCTTCTAGAACAGCTTCATGACCTCCGCAAGTAGGAACGATCCATGGCATAAACTATCAGCGATCAAGTATATCGAGACCATCTGATATAGGTGTTCGCTGATGGTTTGGGCCACCAACATTTAACTGGTGTTTCAAACAGGCTTAAAGGACAGTTTATATCTGATTCCTATCAAAAATTATATTGGTTCTCAAACTGACCCCTGCTGTCATGGTCAGCTTGACACTCCTTCCTCGGAGCTTAAGGCCTATAAAGCCGTTGATGTCCCGTTCAAGTAACCTTGTCATCTTCTGCTGCTAACTTTCCCTTCTCGTGAGCAGTGACAGGACAGACCTTCGATATCCTCGCAGCCCATTTCCACAAAATGAGTAAATGGCCCGAAGCATCCCCAGCAGCACGCAGAGAAGTAGTAGATAAAGAGCCAGATTGGGGAACTTCAGGTGTAGGATCCTTTCTGGGTCAAATCCAGTCCTCTGGGTTTCCCCAGAGAGTCAGGCTCCCTTCCCCATCAACCTGTGTGTTTCCATAGCTTTTTCACTCCCCCCCTTAGCATTTTATGTAAAaaattttttccaaaaaattagATAAGGATTTCCCATCTGCAGGGCAACCCCCTTAAGACCTTTGCTAAAATCCAGACCTCGGACTGAAAGGCTTAGCAGTCTCCCAGGGTGGCTTGGCAGAGATACTGGGAACTGGACTCTCTCGGCCAGTACGTGGCCTGGAAGGTAAGCCGTGGCATCCCACGGATCAGGGCTACCAGCCATCATCAGGGACTCAGGCCCCACCCGTGTGCTGCTGGCCAGGCACTCAGAGGCTTGGAAACCAGTGGGTCCGACAGGGAAAGCATAACCCCTGAGCATCACTGAGGATCTCGAAACCTTCCACACCCAGTAGAGCAGGGATCACTAAACTGGTACAAGTTTTCTTATCTCCTGCCAAATGGGAACCAATGCATTTAAAACAATGGTTTGACCAGGTCCAGCCCCTTCCAGTCAGTTTCGATGGCCAAGCAGGGATACAAACCCACATTGAACCCTGACTCCCAATCCATCACTCCCTCCACTGTGCCATACCGGGCGTCATCCTAAACCAGAGTGGGTCCCGGGTCTAAAACTCATGAGTTCCTGAGGCCAGCCTTGAGCTTTggaccaaactctctctaaatcTCTTATGCCAGCGCTGACACCCGCATCCGACCCAGTACGAGCCTCAAGGGGGTTGGAGAACGCCAGTCTTTGAAACAACCTTGGGTGACTCTAAGGCCTCCCCCCTCTCCAGGGTGGGGCAGAGCCTCGGAGGGGAATTTCTGGGCTCAGTGGGGGCAGGAAGGCGCATCGGTGGCATAGACTGGACCAGGTGGAGCTGTCCCGGGTGCTGAAATGGTTTTGACATCCTGTCGGAAACATGTGTattcttggtgtttttttaatgatagAAACTCTTTGAAAATGGCTGCAGACGTGTGGACGGGGTGTTtcatttttcatctttcaaaTATTGATTTAATACTTTTCATTGCAGCTATTCTTATATATAACTTTGTAATCCACCCTGGGAAGGATAGGGAGGtgggatctatctatctatctatctatctatctatctatctatctatctatctatctatctatctatctatctatctatctatctatctatctatctatctatctatctatctatctatctatctatctatctatctatctatctatctatctgtctgtctgtctgtctgtctgtctgtctgtctgtctgtctgtctgtctgtctgtctgtctgtctgtctgtctgtctgtctatctatctatctatctatctatctatctatctatctatctatctatctatctatctatctatctatctatctatctatctatctatctatctatctatctatctatctatctatctatctgccttcctgcctgcctgcctgcctgcctgcctgcctatcatacaggggatcccttccagctgtgcattaTGATgattagggggaggatttctacgacatctcatccccccccccccgcagcctgTGTTTGTACTTATAAATGGGTTTGGACACATTTGGGTGAAAAACACCACttttactcataaacatgtttaaacttaCTTGTGGGTTTAAGTATAGGTGGCAGAGAAAACGTGaagtgtcatagaaatcctccacGTAAAGTGattacacagagagaaagagagatacccATTGTGGTGGAGTGgctggagtgatggactaggattcaggaggcctgcaTTCGAATCCCTGCTTTGCAAGCtcattggggatgatgggactggTGAAGTCACTCCTTAAAGTTGAGGTCTCTCATCTTGAGAGCCCTCTCTGAGTCACTATAAATCGGCACCACCGTGCAGGCAGAGAACAAATCTATCGTTTATATCAAAACATatgtttctgtttgcttttcagGAACACGTTTGTCGCCGAACCCGTGCCAGTCCCTCAGTGCAGGATGCGCATGCGTGGCGTGTCGAAACGGCTACTACCAGAACACCCCCAATTTAGAAGTCAGCTGTCAGCCCTGCTCCCATTGCCTCTGTGAGGATCTGGGCAGCTGTGGGGACCTGGAAGCGGGGCTGGCCGGAGGGCTGGGGCGAAGAATGGATGAAGCCTGTAGAATGCTGGTTGCCACTGGGTGGGATGGGGGAGTCCCGGGTCCCCCAAAGCACCCCTTGACgattttgcctccctccctctctttctcttccattgCCATACCTGGAGGAGCAATTTTCCTTTGAAGCCATTTTCAGACCCTCTCcaccctttaaatttttttttaacaaatcgagCAAATCAGCAGTAGAACTCCGACCACCTCCTTCTTATCCCATTCTTCCTCCCACGAGCTCAGGGCTCTTTGGTTCTTCCACTTTCCACGTCTTTCAcacagcaaccctgtgaggttgAACAGGCCAACAGAGATatagaggagagggagagagagagatactgggCAAAGCTAAGTTTCATGACTCAGTAAGGGTTGGAGCCCAGGTGTCCTGAGTTCGAATCCAGTCTTAGAACCAAGATGCTGTGCTTGTTTTTTGTATAGATTTGGGGGAAGCTCAGCCCCTAGATTTCCACTTTGACCATTCAGAGAGGTTCTGAACCCCATTTCaaaggaagcagaaggagaggAAGCATCCAGGCATTgcaggcttcttcttcttctgcctcttcatCCACAGCCAGAGAAGCAGAGGGCTGGCTGTAGAGCAAACGCAAGCCGTCTTATTCTTCCAGCTTACCAAGGCCAAATGGTCGTCAGGACCTGCACGGCCACCCAGGACACGGAGTGTGGCTGCAAACGCGGCTACTACAAGGCGCCTCGCCCGTTTAGCGACTCAAACAACCTATACTGCAAAAAATGCACAAACTGCTCAACTACGCACAGAGAAACACAGCGGGACTGTAAGTACACTCTTCCCTATTTTCCTCTTAGCTCCTCGATCAGTATTTCTGAAAGCCTCAAAGGTTTCTTCTGCGGCTTCTCTGCATGGGCTACAGTGCTGTGGGCCAGTTTCATTCCTTCCTCGTTGATGGGTCTTCCTAAAGCCCCCCCGGCTGAGCATCAGTTGCAATTGGAGCATCCAAAGTCAAAGCAGACTCATCTGTAATCGTGCTCCGAGGCTTAAGAGGGGCAGCTGGCTAGGCAGAATGGCACTGCTGTATCTTCTCttgggaactctctctctctctctctctccccctctgtgtAGCTTCACACAGGAAAGCACATTCAGTCTCTGTCTGTTAATAGCagttgaaattaaaaaaattaggagGCTGGAATCTGAGAACACTGGAAAAGGCTTCCCTTCTTCTACAAGAGCTGGTGAATTAGGAGCAGTCTACCCGAGTGTTGAAAGACTGGGAACCTGGCAGAAAGTTTGCTAGTTATTCTTATATTCTCTGCTTGCTGGTTCTCGGAAGAAGCCCAAGAGGAGGGCGGGGGGAGAAAGGAAAGTAGCCCCAATCAAGAAAGGGAGGGTTAGATGTCATGTGCATTGGCTCTGAAAAACTAAGGTGCTTCTCCTCCCTGGTTGCAGGTTCAGAAGGAGCtgatgcagaatgtggcggcTGTCTGCCCACCTTCTGTGACGTTGGGGGCCACTGCCAGCCGTGTCCATGGTGAGACCTTCCGTGTCCTTCTGGatcccctgcccacccacccacccatagtCACCCTCCTGCCTTCAGGTGATGTGGGAGAACAGACGGAAAACCTGTTATTTTCAAGGCCCACCTCCCACAGTTCTGTGGCTCCAACTACTAgcatgggggattctggaaattgtagtttttttaaaaaaaaaaaaccctgaccatCTCTGGGTGGAAGAATTTGTCTTATCAAGAGAGCTCCAGGTAGCTTCTTCCCATGGAATATTAGGGGAGGAGCCATTTCCACCCtgggcctcaggcagcaaaatatcttgggtcagCACTGCCTTTTTTGACCAGTACTGAGGCAGGGCAAAGGGTGCAAGCGGATGAGGTATCCATATGTATCATCTGACCTTCCTGGCAACTTTCTGAAGTTCCATGGTAAAATTTGGTGCTTGGGATCGGTCGTGCTTCTAACGCCTGCCACTGACTGTAAATTATAAATTTTCCAACCAGGAAATCAGAGTTGGGAAAGTAACTTTAAAGTTAGTCACTAACAGAAGCCAAAATCCTCttcgccttccttccttccttccttccttccttccttccttccttccttccttccttccttccttccttccttccttccttccttcatccactctcttttccttccttccttcacttttccttccttccttccttccttccttccttccttccttccttccttccttccttccttccttccttccttccttccttccttctcatagAGTAAATGGCCGGTCATGAAAACCATGTACTGTAAACTTGTTCCATTTGAGAAAAGTTATTGTTTACTTCCTGCCTGCCAAGCTTGCTCCATGTCTATATGGGGCAAGCTGGgcatttttgaaaatgaaacctcGGCGATCCAGGTTTTCAACATCCCGACCAGTAATCCgttttgtttccccccctcctgctttTCCCTAGGACGACACCCCAACAAGAACAACTGACAAACCCCACCTTCCCATCAGATATGTAAGTTGCTTCGGGCTCAACCCATCGATTGTAATCTGAtcattctctcctttctctctttccctttgctcctcctctctctctcttgtgggtGAATATTCTGGGATGGATTAGTGCTGTAATCAGAAGTGAGACCTGCCTCTTTCTTTTGGGGGTGGTGTGATaaatccacacacacatacacataccctGGCACACTGAACCGATGGGTGCACGACACCACTCCGGAAGTGCAGGCGAAATTTCTTTACAACCCTCAAGAAATAACTCTTTGAAAGGAGCCGAGGGGACGGTGGGAACAGGAGAGAGAGACTCCTGATTAGGAGAATATCCCCAAGTTATATGAGGCCCAGACGGTCAAAGCTTTTCCCAAAGACGTCATGGGTTGTCATTCAGTGGCGACGCTCCGAGTGTCTTCTGCAGCCCTTCCACCCCTCTTCCTAGCCTATATAAAGTTCTTTGGGTCTtgaatatttcccccttttcGAGACGCAaggacaatggggggggggctgttccaGCATCTGTTAAACTCaactttctgttcctttttgccTCTTAGCGTGACGCCCGGCATTGAAACCTGTGGCACAGCCTGTCAGGCCAGCACGTGGTGGCTTTCGGGAAGTAAGTAAAGGCTTTCAACTCAGTTTATCTCATGGGACAACTCGGAGTCGAAGGTGCTGAGGGGATGCTGAAGGCGTCCGCTGGAGAGGCCTGGTTTCCAGCTTCCGGCCTGTTGCTCAGCGAGTTTTCATCCTGGGGCATCCAGGAGcgcatcgggaggcaagctgtggGATCCTCCGCTCGGCATAAAATGAGCCATGTACCTCTGGAATTCACATATTCAATGAACCACTGTAGATCCTGGTTCACGCTGAAGGTCTTAAAAGTTATGTCCAGGGCAGGGAAAACATATAAACTCTAGTtccgcaccaccaccaccaccttataTCCATTTGGAATTAAAACCTAGGTTCAGACGATGATACAGCTAGCATGTTATTAGATCTTGACAGcatgttttccctccagagacGTATGTCCCCCAAAGCTCTGTGCCCGAGCGGTCCATCTGCAAAGGAAGCCTGTGCTCACTAGTCACTCAACAAAAGGGAGCTAAGAGGAAGAGGCACTTCTGTTAGGATCCGCAAGTGCCATTAACATGTTGAGGAGGCTACGGTTTCTCAACTAGTTTGAACCTTAGAGGccaaaacacctggaaggccCCGGTTGCCAACTTCCTCGACATGCTCAAGAGGAACGTGGCCGTGGTGGGGATCGCTTCGCTGAGTGGCTTTCTCCTCTGTGCCTCAGTTATAGGCTCCTGTGCTGTCCTCCTCCTGCTAGTTGGCAGCTTCGTTGTCTACTGCAAGCGGAGCCGATCTGGGGGGCTCCAGCCCCCTCTGAGTGCTGAATCCTCGCTCAGCGTCTACGCAGGAAAGCCCTCTTCCGGTGAATCTCTTTTGGAACGGTAAACATAGGGTGGAAAACCACCCCCGGGTGGGCTCCtccatctggagggctacaactCCTGTCttttcctcaccactggctgtgcagGCTGGGGcggatgggagttgtggtcctcCCACGGGGTAGAAGGGGATGTCTTGACCGCCCCTGAGTTAAGGCATGCAAGTTGCGTTCTTTCCCATTCCTGACCTGGCGCTTAAGTCCACGGAAGGCCAGGGAGGAGCTTGAAAGGTTCGCCTGCCTGGATTACAGACCCCAGCATCCTCGGCCAGTCAGGCGGGCTGGGGATTCTGAGCTTTGTAGTCCAGAAGGTCTAGACTATTTTGGAGACGTCGAGTGACGCTGACTCCCCCCCTCACCCCTTCTTCTCTTAGGCACCCCTTGCCCCGAGATTGGTTTGCTGGCGgacggagcccccctccccacgccCGTCCTCCAGCAGGGTCGGAAGCTGTACGCCATCATCGACGCCGTCCCCGTACGCCGGTGGAAAGAGTTTGTGCGCGGCCTGGGCCTCCGGGACGGGGAGATTGAACTGGTGGAGCTGGAGCACTCCCAGTTCCGGGAGCAGCAGTATGAAATGTTGAAACGCTGGCGCCagcggagaggcgcttccctggaCGCCGTCTTCGCCACGCTGGAGGAGATGCAACTGGGGGGCTGTGCTCAGGAACTGAGGGAACAGCTGGGGCCCAAGCGCCTCCTCCACCCTTTTCTCTGAGGTGCCCCTGGTTGGGTTTGGCCAATTCCTGTACTGGTggtgggttggactagatgacctttgagTACCTTCCAAGCCTATGGTTCTCTAATTCTATGCAAGGGTGGGGAGGCTCCTCCACACccttttcctgcctctttcttGGGTGCTCCTACACAGGAGAGAGCCGACCGCCCCGTCTTCGAGCCGACAGCGTCTGAGGTGCCTTTCATTCCTTGGGCATTTTTCCTCGGCTTCTGGGCCCCGATCCTACCACAGACCCATTTCCATCATCCACAGAAGCCCCTCCAGCCTTCCCACTttcagaaactgtctttgggacCCTGAAAAGGCCCGGGCCCCAATTCTCAGGATTTGGCCTTAAAACTGTAAGGAACCAGATCCTGCTACCCCTGGGTCTCCCTATTGCCTTTTTAACAAAAACGAAAAGCAATTGGTTGATCCAATGGATTGGTTTTTAGGGCTAAGActgaggggggggagaggtctgCATTGGAAACTCAGTTCTCTGTGAGGTGGGTGTTTAACTTTTCCTAATGGGTAGGGATTTAGGCTGGGGAAGATGGGTTTGAGATGATTTTTGTGGTTTTATTGTAACCCGAGAGACTGGGAGGGGGCAGCAATACTTGATTTCCTGCAGGGATCAAGAATTCTAGCGTTAGGGCCAGTCCTATCTTGAGACAGATTGAAgtgtttgcctcaggcagcaaatgctgAGAGGAAGCAGCAAGGTGCTAAGGAAGAGATCAACCAGCCCTGTGATGGAGGTTGATTCTCTGGTTGCTAGGGTTCAAGAGAGATCCCCACCGCCTGCCAAGCTTCGGGCACAGAACGATGCCACCTCGTTCTTTGGCATCAGGGAACGAAGTCTTCTGGGTGGGGCCCGCTTCTCCCCTCAGCGCCCTCTCTCCTTGCCAACATTTTCGCAAGAGGCCACCTCTTGAAAACCTCCCTTGGCAGGATGATGGCGAgaggccccccccccgggatgtaTTTCAGACCCACGTCTCAATGGATGATCGAAGCGCCAACCTCTTGCGCCTCGTGAGGTTTGCTACttttgaaaa includes the following:
- the LOC144584027 gene encoding uncharacterized protein LOC144584027 isoform X1, with amino-acid sequence MGCWQLLAPAVVVLMSSSYSYETRPNVPMEASPKTGRMEMCPQGTRLSPNPCQSLSAGCACVACRNGYYQNTPNLEVSCQPCSHCLCEDLGSCGDLEAGLAGGLGRRMDEACRMLVATGWDGGVPGPPKHPLTILPPSLSFSSIAIPGGAIFL
- the LOC144584027 gene encoding uncharacterized protein LOC144584027 isoform X2 — protein: MGCWQLLAPAVVVLMSSSYSYETRPNVPMEASPKTGRMEMCPQGTRLSPNPCQSLSAGCACVACRNGYYQNTPNLEVSCQPCSHCLYLGEAQPLDFHFDHSERF
- the TNFRSF25 gene encoding tumor necrosis factor receptor superfamily member 25, whose translation is MVVRTCTATQDTECGCKRGYYKAPRPFSDSNNLYCKKCTNCSTTHRETQRDCSEGADAECGGCLPTFCDVGGHCQPCPWTTPQQEQLTNPTFPSDIVTPGIETCGTACQASTWWLSGIIGSCAVLLLLVGSFVVYCKRSRSGGLQPPLSAESSLSVYAGKPSSGTPCPEIGLLADGAPLPTPVLQQGRKLYAIIDAVPVRRWKEFVRGLGLRDGEIELVELEHSQFREQQYEMLKRWRQRRGASLDAVFATLEEMQLGGCAQELREQLGPKRLLHPFL